In Cicer arietinum cultivar CDC Frontier isolate Library 1 chromosome 7, Cicar.CDCFrontier_v2.0, whole genome shotgun sequence, the genomic window CCTTCCATGACTGAACCCTTAATCTTCTTTGTCTTCTTGTTTCCTTCGTGTCATTCTTCTTTGTTCTCTTCATCCCTCACTCCTCCTTCCTCTCTCACAATTTCCCTTATctcattttttctttctctcgACTATCTTTCATTTTACGGTTTTATTTTTGggtctttctttcttttctttttctatgtGATGAAATGAAGTTAGAAAAAGTCAAAGTTGCATGATCCTCATTGGTTAGGTTTGAGGTGAATGAAGGCAAGATGTTGAGTGTCATGAGCGTTGgttttttggttcttttaagaaaaaaaatttcatcgCTTTTTCTCTGTTGTAAGATTAAgggatataaatataaataagatattttaattttctatagtTTCTATTTTTACATCCAAAAACTCCTATTACTTTACTCATTATAAAATTTCTTCGAAGAtctaattattatattactaACATCCTAAaagtattaatattaaataaatatcttatcattcaaatttataataaattatactaCAATCCACTTATTTATGCATATATTTCTTTGAAACTAGTACCTTCATCTATTTTttagcaataataataataataataataataataataataataataataataataataataataataataataataataataataataataataataataataataataataataataataataataataataataataataataataataataataataataataataataataataataataataataataataataataataataataataataataataataataataataataataataataataataataataataataataataataataataataataataataataataataataataataataataataataataataataataataataataataataataataataataataataataataataataataataataataataatattattatcatccAAACAGactagtttttctttttctttatcatATAGTACAAAATACCACTTGTAACGCAAgagttgtatatatattatttagagTTTATGGACAGTTGATAATCACTGCAGAAAATGAGGGTGAAAAATTCATAGATGAGTTTTACatgaaaatttatattcaaaACTGGTTCATGAATTTTTCACCCTCAATTTTATGAGATTACCAAACTTACCCTAAATCTAATTATTCTCTGCCATCCAGCACACAAGTCATCTTTATGTTATACATTGTTTGCAGGAACATAAAACAAAAAGCTAACATTAAACCTGATAAACAACCTactcaattttcaaaatgtaaCAGCTGGTATCAATAAGATTAGTAAACATCTCATCTATGTTATCACCTCGTTTGAGACGGAATGCAACTTCGAAGTGCACCATGGTGTTCCGGTAAGATTTACGATCAAAATAAGATGTTTTTAATCATGACAAAACTCCTCACCAATTTTTCAGCACTATACAACCTTTAAGCTTGAAGAACCTGGCAGTGAACTATGTGACTTTTGGGTCGGTTTCTACCAGAAAGGCTAGACCACAAATTTGTTACCAAGGTTTTGAACTGTCCTTTCCCTGCAATAGTTTCCCATAACTGTTCAGCAGAAGATCCTTTCAAATCTTCAAGTTTTGAAACGTCAACCAAAGAAATGCTCATATTATTCCGGATAATACAGAGTTTCCCATTGAGGGGGACAAGGGCAGCAGCCTCCAAAGCCCGCGAACTCCCTAAATGCATTCTACTGTCGATATGCTTGCTCCATGAATTTGTAGCCTCATCATAAACCTTAAGTTTGCAGCCATCCTTGCAGTCTAAAGCATAAAGCTTTCCATTAAGGGTAGCGCTAGGGTTCCTCCAACCAGAAACCATTCCATCATGAACAGGGTACCAACTATCGTTCTCTGGCAGATAAACCTCACTCAGAACCTGTCGGTGAGAACCAAGTCCCTGCAGGAACCACTTCCCATCATAGACAACTCCAATGAAAGGAACCATTGCAGTGCTCATATCTGAAATAAACGACCATCGATTTTTGTTGGGATCGTACACTTCAGCTGATCTCAAGGACCGATGCACACCTTCATTCTCCCCACCAGCCACATACAGACAATTGTTTATAACGCACGAGCCAAAGAAGTGCCGCCTACGAAGCATGTCCGGGGCACGGTGCCATTTATTTGTTCTAGCGCTGTAAAAAATGACGCGTCTCATGGATCCCTTTAGCGGGTCCTTCCCACCAAACAAGTATAGGTGGCAGCCATTCAGAACAGCGCATCCAAAACCAAGAGCTCCAAAATATTCCTTAGGAACAGGAGGCAGGGGCTGCCATTGTTGATATACAGGATCAAAAGCATGCCATGAGATTTTACCGTCTCGGTCTCTCTTAATGACATATATCCATTCTTCCGATATTCTAAGACTCTTGCGCAAAGAGTAAAAAAAGTTACCAACCAAAAGCCGATACCATCTTTTGCAGACTAGCCGGAGTTTGCGGTGTTCAACCCGTGGGACTCGGATTAGGCAAGCAATAGCAAGATCATCAGGGAGTCCTGGAAGTAGTGGGGATTGATTGCGGCTTCTGTCACCACGTGCTGGCTTGTTTCTAGTTGGGTGAATGGATGGTTTAATGTCAGGCCGAAGGCAGAGCTTAGTTCCAGGGACATACTTCTTTGCTCCAGCAACAGTTCTAAGGCCTGTATCTACTCTACATAAACATGCAGTAGTATCAACCTGCACAGGCACATGGAGTTATGATTTATGAATTCAAACACGAGATACCATCCATGTCTCAGCATCTTATACAAACAAAAACCAAAGAATCAGCAGATAGAATAATGTTTATATTAAGGAATATGGCATAAAAAATGAGGACAATTTACAATCATTCCAGTTCAGATAAAATACACACATATTAGCTCATCACCAATATATGAATCATGGGAAATTAAATCTATAATCAGCTTTATCACATTTTGATGAAAATTGATATGCATGAGTTTGCATGCACAGTATGAAAAAGCATTCCCAGGTCTTGTGTAATGAGATGAGATCAGCATGAAGTCCATGCAAATACATGATAGTACACACAATTCAAGCTCTCACATATGACCTGTTGGAAGACAACTCATCCATTAGTTTTAAGTCTAACAGTCCCAACAATTTAGAATGAACATCACACTTAACTTTATAAGGAAAAGTACATCACTACTTAATTATAGTCCATCTCAAATTTCCGAGATATATGTCACTCGGTCTCTCTTAATGACATATATCCACTCTTCTGATATTCTAAGACTCTTGCACAATATTATaccctttttgaaatcacaacATACATTTAGTATGCATTTCTCATCCATTCCAGCCAAGAAACAGAAACCTATAGGAAAATACATCCCAGTGATTAAAAGAAATTGACACGGATATTGAAACTGGCCCTCATTTTAGGGAGGTTCAAATGCCAAAGATAGAACATATGAGGGTAACAGAAGAAAAGTTGAATGAGTAAtggaattcaaatttcaattgaACAAAATCTCAACACTATAAAACAACCAGCTTCTTCAAGATCAATCCCTATTTCCTAAAGTATTCCCTTCATCCCCCCAAGTACAACAACCAAAATTAAGTCATTACTGAAGCTCATTTTAAGTACCACATACATATGTGTGTAAACCAAACTCTAATGATATAAACATTAGCAGTTCCTATATCTCCAAAGAAATTATCATACAgaaaattatgtcaaaatatAACCTTGGCAGCATTGGTTTACCTCAATAGCTAAATATGAAATGGCATAAAACTagcaataaaaagaaaaaagaaggatAAGAGAAGTGTAAAAGCAAATTACCAAAGGAGGTTGAAGAACTCTGTCCATCTTCCTTGGCTCCAATGGTTCaggcaaaaaaataaaaacaacctTAAAAATCTAGTCTTTATCCCTCAAACACCATACCCAACACAAAATTTGAGAGACTCCAGTTCCAAAAATGTTTCCTAGTTCACTTTACTCACTTGAAAATTGGGATTTCAGAAGGGAATTTGAACTACACCTTTCCAGCTCAAACAACATGATCAAAGAAAACCCATGTGGGGTATAAAAAACTCCAAATCGAAAATTGCCAAAAAATCAAGTcaaatcaaaactaaattttatcTTAGTTAAAAAGAGGTGCAAAACCTAAATGCGAAACAGCACGAAATTGGGGGCAAAAAGAAAGCAGTGAACGAGGTAAAGAGAGCCTTTTGGTTGTTAGCATGAAATTTCAGTGGAATTTAGGGCCCATCATTTCAACGGCACAACCTACAAAGCATAACAAGAGTGTGTTCAATTCAACAAGAGAACTTGTGCAAGTAGAAAAAAAGGGGAGGGGGGTATGAATTAGAAattagaaaattgaaaagaaaagaaaaaaaagagatgaaaGCAAAACCATTAAAAGAGGAGATGACACCTTGGTGATTGTTAATTGGAAGGTAGctatttgttttgtttgaagCTCAGTGGCTTTGGTGTTGTTTGAGTTGAACATTGTTACAAATCAAaagacttcaaaaaaaaaaacaaaacaagggGAGAATAGAATCACAGAAGACAAAGAttcataacaaaataatatgggtccacatttgaagaaaaaaatactactCCCCACCAACTTATTTgtatattcaattaaataataatactagattTTGCTGGGTGTGTGTTTTGTTTGACCCaatgcacttttttttttctttcacaaaaTCACCCAATGCATTTCATACTGTATCTGCATGAAGCGtgattaattgattatttaacaagagatgtcttttattttattttttaaaaatagc contains:
- the LOC101514955 gene encoding F-box/kelch-repeat protein At1g55270-like; this translates as MDRVLQPPLVDTTACLCRVDTGLRTVAGAKKYVPGTKLCLRPDIKPSIHPTRNKPARGDRSRNQSPLLPGLPDDLAIACLIRVPRVEHRKLRLVCKRWYRLLVGNFFYSLRKSLRISEEWIYVIKRDRDGKISWHAFDPVYQQWQPLPPVPKEYFGALGFGCAVLNGCHLYLFGGKDPLKGSMRRVIFYSARTNKWHRAPDMLRRRHFFGSCVINNCLYVAGGENEGVHRSLRSAEVYDPNKNRWSFISDMSTAMVPFIGVVYDGKWFLQGLGSHRQVLSEVYLPENDSWYPVHDGMVSGWRNPSATLNGKLYALDCKDGCKLKVYDEATNSWSKHIDSRMHLGSSRALEAAALVPLNGKLCIIRNNMSISLVDVSKLEDLKGSSAEQLWETIAGKGQFKTLVTNLWSSLSGRNRPKSHIVHCQVLQA